Below is a genomic region from Brassica oleracea var. oleracea cultivar TO1000 chromosome C9, BOL, whole genome shotgun sequence.
GTCTGAGCCTAGAAATCCACCATCACCATCCATCCTCTGTTTCAAACTTTCGTTATTTAATCCCTATTTTTGTTCAAACACAATTAGTAGTTATTTTTCTTCTTCTTGTTGTAACACTACAAGAAAGCAGGACGATTTGGCGTTCTAATTTTGAAAAAATGGAAGAACATAACTATCAGTTTCAGACAAACTTGAGTCCCAAAGTCTCAGAAATCAGAGCTTCTCTCTCTCAGATCATATTAGCAGGCGGACCAAACACACTCGACTCAGTCTTCTCATTCCTCGCTACTTCCTCCGCCACAACATCCCTCGACACTCTCAATCCTCCGCCACCGCAGCTCGGCTCCTCCGTCTATCTCCACCAGCGAGATCTTATCGAGAGCTTCCACCTTCAAAACAGAGCGATCTCCACTCCTCCTCTGTTTCCTTCATCGTTCGATCATCAATCTTCTCCCGCCGCAGCTTTCGCCGCAGCGTTAGCGGCTGGGAGGGCGGCGAAAAAGAAGAAGCTTTACCGGGGAGTGAGGCAGAGACACTGGGGAAAATGGGTCGCCGAGATAAGATTGCCGCAAAACAGAATGAGGGTACTTACGAGACGGCGGAAGCCGCCGCCTACGCTTACGATCGCGCCGCCTATAAGCTCCGCGGAGAATACGCTCGTCTCAACTTCCCAAATCTCAAGGACCCGAGTGAGCTGCTCGGGCTCGGTGATTCCTCTAAGCTAATAGCTCTCAAAAACGCCGTCGACGGGAAGATTCAATCTATTTGCCAGAGAGTCAGAAGAGAGAGAGCCAAGAAGAGCGGAAAAGAGAGTAAAAATTCTTCGGCGGCGACGGCGGATTCATCATCCTCGCCGGGAACTCTGTCTTATCCGGCGGCAACTGCCACTGCGGTGGATTCAGAGGATAGCTACTGGAACAGCAAGAATAGTTCCCCGGCGTCTGTTTCTATCTCCGATGAAATTCCAGCGACGACATCGGCGGCGGCAGAGGAAGATACGATGATGGATACTGATGGGTTTCTGCTTGCGAGGATGCCATCGTTCGATCCAGAGCTTATTTGGGAAGTTCTCGCTATTTAATTCACAAAACCGTGAATTTTGATCACATCAATCATATGGAGAGTAAAAAGAAAACTTGGGGTTCAAGAAAATGATGAGAATATTAGGGTTTTAGGTGTGAATTAGGGTTTATTAAAGTAAACCCGATCTTTTGTCAAATTCGTTCGAAAGTTGTTTTAAGTAATGGATATATTAGGGTTTTTAATTAAAATTTAAGCCTCGTTGTTTTTGAGAGAGGTTGTGAAAGCTCCTTTTTTGAATTTATATTATAATCATCGAAGGACTTTCTTATTGTACTTTGAACCATGATTATTTTTTATTTTTGTAAAATTAACCATTATTATATGTAACAGTTTTATTGTAGCAAAATCTTCTGGAGATTTATCACAGGTGTGAAGTTAAAACATAATGTTTGTAAGAACACAATTTAATAAGACCGGTGGGGAAGGTAGAGTTGAGCACATGTCACAGACTCTCTCTACCATGCTCAATGCTTTTAAAGTGGTCCCTTTTAGTCTCCCCTTCCATGTGATAAGTCAAAGACTTATTGTTGTTCTTTTTTTTTTTTGAAGCACGACTTATTGTTGTTCTTATTAACAATTTTTATCATATACACCTTTATAGTATGGAGTCTGTGGACCAAGCAATAACGGATCAGACCACCGTAAGAACACTTGATTTGGTCCATCATATAAATCCAGTTTTACATAATTCTACTTTTCATAATCGATCTCTCAATGCCTCAAATCATTATTTTTTCTCTCTTTTGAATCCTGAAAATCCATCATTGCTATCCTCTGTTTTTCTATCCTTGTCTACGATGACTTTTTTACAGTGTTTGAAAAATGGAAAAAGGTGATAATGTTTTGAAGATAAATTTCAGTCCCAAAATTTCCCGATATATAAGCTTTGTATAAATTTTGATATCCAGCCCACATTAGACCATCTTTGCAAAGACTAAACCGGAAAATGCCAACATCATCCATCTTGTCATTATATTTTTATTTTGTGTCAAAACATGACAGGGTTCTATCTCTTTGTATAAATAATTTGAAGATGAATATTGTCTACTGTAATTTAAAAAAAGAATATTGTCTTCTGACCAGAGATTGACAGTTTCTCACAATATTTATTTAGACAAGAGGATATGATTTAGGAATGGTCTTACTGGTTCAACTATTTTTGGGAATAAAATTTATATTAATGTAGTAGATATGGATTACTTATTCGCTGGCCGACTGATAAGCGTTATAGGCATTGATATCTCTTGTTTTCTCCATTGGTTTTGAAACAAAAGTAAAAAAGTAGATTCATAGTAGTGAAGCTCATAATGGTACGTCCACATGCAGAGAGACACAACCACCTAAGTGGTTTTTATTCCAAGTATTACGTCTACTTACTTTATACAGTCTCTCTTGGAAGCATTAGGCTTATGAAATCATTTCATTTAGTCGCTGTCGCTACCGCTGCTGCTTCCACTCTCATTGCCACTGCCATGCCCATCCTTGTTCTTCTTCTTCTTGTGCTCATTTTGCTTCTTATGTTTCTTCTCTCCATTGTTAATGAACGTTCCTAGGCCATTAACACCTTTGTCTGTCTCATGAGTTTTCTTCTGGTGCTGTCCTAAGAGCTTCCCATGTCCATGGCCCTTGTTAGCCTCGTGGCTCTTGTGCTCTAGAAACGTCCCTAAGCCGTTCTGACCATTTTTACTCTTGAATAGTCCATCAAGAAACCCACCGTGGCTACGGTGATTCATAGTCGGACTATGCCCATATACTGGGCGGGTATGGCTCTGGTCATATCCCTGGTGATGGTTCTGACCATAACCCTGGCGACTCTTGCCTTGAGCCACATCGTAGTATTCTTTTTCACGTGTTTCGTAGTACTGCATCATGGTAGAGAAGAAGCGAGTTTTATGGTTTGTATTTGTGTTGTGTGTGGGTTTTGGAATGAGCCTTAGATGTCTATATATACGATGAGAATTAGCTTAAGATCTACTGAATTCGAATAAACTCTATTTGTTATAGAGTGCGCCTGTCTTTATCTTGAACTTATTCTTTAGTTTAAACTTATCTAAACTGAATCAATTCGAATGGCATTTTCTTTTTACCTAATATGGATGTCTTTATCAGAACTGGTTCTCAATTATATTTGTCCAATATTCAGATTCTTTTGTTCGTATTGATCTCATTGCGATCTGCTACGAGTATAATTTTTTTTAAATTGTCCTATTTCTTTTTATAAATATCAATACTAACTATGGCAGATATTTTTGTTTGTTTGTTTTTATAAATAGATCCAGCCTATATATTTATTTGCTTCCTTTTCTTTTTCTTTTTTTTTTATCTTAACTTCAGCATTGTTTTGAATATACAAAAAATACAATTCATTGACAAACCAAACATGTTTTTTATTGCAAGAAGCTATGAAACATGCAGATGAGCGTCTGATTTTATCAAGCCAATTCTTAGTAACAGTTTGACTCTAAGAGGTTGCCATCTTTAAAATCTATCAAGTCAAAAGTACGAACATCCATCGTTCATCTTGGCACCGCCTCAAACAACGTCAATTCAACGACTTTGCATGAAATATCTGAGCGGTGCATAGGACTAGGAGAGCACGTGAAACGAAAATAAAAAAACAAGACCCTAAACTCCTAACTTTAAATCCAAACCCCCTTGCGTCATTTCAGCCGCTAAAAATCGAGTCGTTTGCGTTAACTAGCAGGTTCTGAGGAAAAAACTGAACTCCTTTGATCTCTTCTTGTTTCGATCTTCCTGTATTTGTTTATTTTTTAGGATGTTCTTAGCTCGAACATCTATATTATTAAAAGAGAAGTACACATTTGAAAATGTTCTTACTTCATTAATTAAACTCTCTATTTTTTTGCTTGTCTTTTTCAGTATCCTAAAATGAATAAAATTGTCTAATTTATTACTTGTTTTTTCAGTAACATTAATGAAATATGCTTAAATGAATTTAAACTTCTTATTTTATTGTTTGTCTTTTCAGTTACCTTAATGAAATATCCTTAAATAAATTTGGACATAATGTCATTTAATCAAAAAAAAAAAACTCATGAGTTATCCTTACGTGCATAATTTTAATAATGAAGATTTTAAAAAATGTGCATCATTAAAATGTTACCTAAAATATGCCGCACTAATATATAACATGCATCAATAAAACTAGAATTTGACTCACACAATTGTACGGATATTAATTTCAATTGATTAAATTTAAAAATAATCATTTATTCAAAAAATATTTAAGAATTGCTATGTTTTTAAAAATTATATGGTATTATTTCTTCATAACTCATTTGTCANNNNNNNNNNNNNNNNNNNNNNNNNNNNNNNNNNNNNNNNNNNNNNNNNNNNNNNNNNNNNNNNNNNNNNNNNNNNNNNNNNNNNNNNNNNNNNNNNNNNNNNNNNNNNNNNNNNNNNNNNNNNNNNNTATTTTTTAAAAAATAATCAATTTAAATTGTTATTATCATTGAATATGATTATTTTTGGCATAATTTGAGTTTTCGTTTACATCAAAACTTATCATATTTTGTTATAATTTTTTAAAAAATATTGAGTTGCATTTCAAATAAAAAGGTAAAGATATTAAAAACATCTCTATTATTAAAAGAGAAGTACCCATTAAAAAATACCTCTAAGTTTTCTAACTTATTTACACTTCCATGCCATTGAGAATTAAATTAAACTACATATTTTAATGCTTGTCTTTTCCAGTTAAATTAATGAGTTTTCCTTAATCAAATTTAAATTTAATGTCATTAAATGAACCTACCTATTTTAATGCTTGTCTTTTCCAGTTAAATTAATGAGTTTTNNNNNNNNNNNNNNNNNNNNNNNNNNNNNNNNNNNNNNNNNNNNNNNNNNNNNNNNNNNNNNNNNNNNNNNNNNNNNNNNNNNNNNNNNNNNNNNNNNNNNNNNNNNNNNNNNNNNNNNNNNNNNNNNNNNNNNNNNNNNNNNNNNNNNNNNNNNNNNNNNNNNNNNNNNNNNNNNNNNNNNNNNNNNNNNNNNNNNNNNNNNNNNNNNNNNNNNNNNNNNNNNNNNNNNNNNNNNNNNNNNNNNNNNNNNNNNNNNNNNNNNNNNNNNNNNNNNNNNNNNNNNNNNNNNNNNNNNNNNNNNNNNNNNNNNNNNNNNNNNNNNNNNNNNNNNNNNNNNNNNNNNNNNNNNNNNNNNNNNNNNNNNNNNNNNNNNNNNNNNNNNNNNNNNNNNNNNNNNNNNNNNNNNNNNNNNNNNNNNNNNNNNNNNNNNNNNNNNNNNNNNNNNNNNNNNNNNNNNNNNNNNNNNNNNNNNNNNNNNNNNNNNNNNNNNNNNNNNNNNNNNNNNNNNNNNNNNNNNNNNNNNNNNNNNNNNNNNNNNNNNNNNNNNNNNNNNNNNNNNNNNNNNNNNNNNNNNNNNNNNNNNNNNNNNNNNNNNNNNNNNNNNNNNNNNNNNNNNNNNNNNNNNNNNNNNNNNNNNNNNNNNNNNNNNNNNNNNNNNNNNNNNNNNNNNNNNNNNNNNNNNNNNNNNNNNNNNNNNNNNNNN
It encodes:
- the LOC106319507 gene encoding filaggrin-2-like, whose protein sequence is MMQYYETREKEYYDVAQGKSRQGYGQNHHQGYDQSHTRPVYGHSPTMNHRSHGGFLDGLFKSKNGQNGLGTFLEHKSHEANKGHGHGKLLGQHQKKTHETDKGVNGLGTFINNGEKKHKKQNEHKKKKNKDGHGSGNESGSSSGSDSD